One uncultured Draconibacterium sp. genomic window, GATGAAGAATTTGCCGCCAAAAATAATTTGTCCTTGCACCAGTTGCAGATTAAGGTAAGCAAATGGATTTTTTTGTTGCTTAAAGAACGTGAAAACAGGATTCGGCCGGGGCTCGATGATAAAACATTAACATCGTGGAATGCACTTACTATTCAAGGTTTACTCGATGCTTACAAGGCATTTAAGGATGAACATTTTTTGCTGCTGGCCATAAAAAATGCCACTTTTATTAAAGAGAATCAATTGCTTGAGAATGGCAAACTCTTTCACAACTGGAAAGCAGGAACACGTTCCATTGACGGATTTTTGGAAGATTATGCTTTGTTGATTCAGGCTTATATTTCGATGTTTGAAATCACAGGTGATGACGCCTGGCTGGCCCTGGCCTCCAAAATAACGGACTACACTATTCTCCATTTTTACGATGAAGTGAGTGGGCTTTTTTATTTCTCGGAGAAAGTTTCACAATCGGTGCTTAGCAATCATTTTCAGAAGGAAGATAATGTTATTCCGGCGGCTAATTCGGTAATGGCAAATAATCTGTTTCGTTTGTATTTAATAAACGGAATAAGCGATTATAAAACCATGATTGAAAAAATGTTGCATCACATAACGCCTCATTTTAGTAGATATCCGATGGCGTATGCCAATTGGGGAACTTTGATGCTAAAACAAACCGAGCCTTATTTTGAAGTGGCAGTTTGTGGCATTAATTCCAATATTCTATTAAATAAGCTACAACTTGCCTATCAACCCAATATTTTGTGGGCACATGCAAATTCCGAAAGCACGATTCCCTTGCTGGAAAATCGATTTCAGATTGGTGACGATTTGATTTATATCTGTCGCGAAGGAGTTTGTCAACTTCCATTAACATCGCCGGAAGAGGCACTTCTTCTATTAAAAAAGAAATGAAAGAAGTAGAATTTGTGATAATCGGGCAGGGACTGGCCGGAACGATGCTGGCTTTTGAGCTGCTTGAAAACGGTATTGATTTTAAAATTGTTTCTTCGCCACTAAAAAGCAAAGCTTCGCTGGTTGCGGCTGGTATGATTAATCCGCTGGTGTTTAAACGACTTACCAAAAGTTGGATGGTTGACAACTTGCTTCCTGAAATGCAGAAAAGATACAGGGAAATTGAAGAACGCCTGGAGCAGACTTTTCTGTTTGATAAAACAATTCTGAAACCACTTTCGGCACAGGAAGCAGAGCTTTGGCACGAAAGAAAAGGCAATCCTGAGTTTGCAGCGTTTATTGGTGAAATTGGAGAGAAGAGCCCTGTGGAATTTATAAGCAGCGCTGCGGCCTTTGCTTGTGTAAACGGGAGCGGTTATTTAAACCTTGGTGGATTTTTAAATGCGGCTGAAAGTTATTTCAGGGAACGGAATTTAATTCTGGATGCCGATTTTTTAATTGAAAAAGCAGAGGCAAATGCACACGCATACAAAGTGGCTGATTTTTGGGCACAAAAGGTTGTTTTTTGCGAAGGTTATCACCTCAATCAAAATTCGTTATTCGATTTTGTAAAACTCAATCCGGTAAAAGGGGAGGTGTTGCAAATTTTTGCTCCCGACCTTTCGGAAGATTATATTTTGAATAAAAAGGTGTTTGTGTTGCCGCTTGGTAATCATCGGTTTAAAGTAGGATCGACGTACGAATGGAAGGATTTGACTGAACAGACTACAGAATCCGGGAAAATATCGATTCTTGAACGTTTGGATCAGTTGATTACTGCAAAATATACCGTTGAAAAACAGTGGGCCGGAGTTCGACCAACCGTAATCGACCGACGACCTGTTTTGGGGCGACACCCCGAGTTCTCAAATATTTTTGTTTTTAATGGTTTGGGTACCAAAGGAGTAATGTTAGCGCCTTATTTTGCAAAAACGATGTTGCAGTTTTTAAACGATTCGCACTATTCGCTATCCGACGAAATTAATGTGCAGCGTTTTTACAAAAAATAAACTCCAAAGACCTTGTATTCTTTGGAGTTTTATTTGTGTTGTATCCTTTCCGAAGTAAATGTTACTTCAGAT contains:
- a CDS encoding FAD-dependent oxidoreductase yields the protein MKEVEFVIIGQGLAGTMLAFELLENGIDFKIVSSPLKSKASLVAAGMINPLVFKRLTKSWMVDNLLPEMQKRYREIEERLEQTFLFDKTILKPLSAQEAELWHERKGNPEFAAFIGEIGEKSPVEFISSAAAFACVNGSGYLNLGGFLNAAESYFRERNLILDADFLIEKAEANAHAYKVADFWAQKVVFCEGYHLNQNSLFDFVKLNPVKGEVLQIFAPDLSEDYILNKKVFVLPLGNHRFKVGSTYEWKDLTEQTTESGKISILERLDQLITAKYTVEKQWAGVRPTVIDRRPVLGRHPEFSNIFVFNGLGTKGVMLAPYFAKTMLQFLNDSHYSLSDEINVQRFYKK